From Poecilia reticulata strain Guanapo linkage group LG3, Guppy_female_1.0+MT, whole genome shotgun sequence:
CAACCATTTCCAAATCTAGGCTTTTAGTCAAATGTTCAGTTAAAATATCAAGCACTTCCAATGACTTTACACAGAAATCAAGAACTTtccaaacttttaaaagcaCCTGTTTGAACCCTGTACACACATATTACTGCCTGTGTGCTTGAATGACATCCAGTTCCTGCAGATGTTACAGTCTACAGACGACGAGGAGCTAAGAAGACGCAGTGAGCTAAAAGCAGCAGTGGAGTCTCACCTCTCGAAGCAGTGCTGTCAGCGGCGTCATGACGTCGTGCCTCACCATGTCTTCACACACCTCCTGACCTCCGCATGCACTCAGATTTCTGTGAGGCAGACACACACTCATCAGTAACTCAGAGGAGATCCTGTGTGAGTAACAAAGCTGagaaaaaacgttttaaaaattGCAGAGTTGCTGATCTGTTGCAcaaaacctctgactgaagagcAATCAGAGCACAGCTTTATACCGAAAGAAGTGCtgagggaaaaaatgtgttctgtttcatgtgaaaacataatgaaaagaaaagatgaagatCTCTGAACATTAAACAATCAAATCCTGAATAATGTGGAGCATATCCTCCCAACTACTTACTATTTGCTTTTTGCACAGCAGTTCCCCCGGCACAACACTTAAGTACacgattattttaaaaagcaaaattgatTAAGTTCACTTACAGTAAACCAGTGATGAAACTAGAAAACCCAGAAGGGCctcctttttctatttttagcaCAAAGCCTTTTTGAAACAGAAGTATGCCATTATTAGAACTTGATTATTCTTCAGCTTGGTGTCCTCTGTGgtgcagatctttttttttttttttacttctgttttgttGCCATGTCTGACATATATTTCTTAGCTAAATCCAGGAGTTTTTTATAGCttaatgttgaattaaaaacaacttaaggaaagattttttttaaagaatgaatgGAATGTGTTAAGGGGTCCAACATTATCCCAAAAAGAAATTTAGCGGCATTACGAAAGACGAGCGAAGAAAAGCCCAGATCCCGCTGCGCCCTCACCTGAGCGCCCCAGTGGCCGTCTCCCTGACGGCCACGCTGCTGTCCAGCAGCATGGGGCCCAGCCGTCTGACTGCGTCCCTCTGGAGGAAACCGGGAATGGCCTGGCTCTGCTGCACCACCCGAGAAATGCTGGCACATGCAAACTCTCGAATATCTGCACTGGGACTCTgcaactggaaataaaaacacaacttgcTATTGAATCGAGgttacaatcttttttttttccggatTCACCATAGACTAGCTTATCTGCTGAAGTTTATTTGAAGATTTCCTTTCCGTTTCCAAAAGCAAAGTCGAGGCAAAATGTTTGCAGATTGATAGaaagatttttactttattttatttttttactttactccttcagcattaaattatttttcaccaaatgtttttattgtatattgACATATACACTGGCTTAATAGGAAAGAATCCACAAGCTTTCATCAAGAAATACATCAGgctcataaaaaaacatcaatagcTGTAGATTTAGGTAGCTTAAGCTACTGGGAGTTTCTGAGCTATAGacccaaaacataaatatttttgatcaatTTYATGCTCCATcatgcttaaaaacaaacagataatcACCAAGTTGCTCCTGCATGGTTGGAGCtgccttttaaaaacatttttaaatcatcctTTATTCGCTGCTGTGCTTTTAGGCAAGATCAACCACACATGGTTGACCAAGTTTCACTGCTGTTATGAAAAGATGCAACCATATTAgatcttttatgtgtttttttcttttctgcccTTCYTAACAGCAGATTATTGTTCTTTTATAAGCAGAAACCCTCACGTCTGCTTACTGCAATTTCTCAGCAGCAGTCCCCCACTGAGAAGACACTCATAGCACTTGCTAGTCTCTCTTGAATGCCCTGGAGCTTTTTAATCATCATGTCAGCTGGACTGTGGTCTCAATGACTtgataaatattaacattttattctggTATGTGAGGGATTTTTTTGATGCAAAGtaataatgacagaaaatgtttcccctttcaaaacaaaatgtaatcaaaatgaCAGAGTGACATCAGCTCCCTCCATCTTCATCCACATGAAATCATTGAAATTATGCTTGCAGGGAGTTTTGTGAGTTAATTATAAGttgattttaaaacacacataaaagTAATCGCTGTTGAAAAAGAAGATTTCTGTCagtctataaataaataaataaataaataaataaaagtaatttttttgcaaaacatgcTTTCGTTTTGCTGATTTAATCAACACTGAAAACATTCCCTTTGCAGataagaaattaatttcattCAAGACAAAGATAATGATACCCATATGACGTAAAAGAATTAGGGACATGATTTTAAATTACcttagagagaaaaaagtcagattaatTGGTCCTAATTCTCTATTGTATATTGCTCTATActgcatataaatatatacaataagGGCAACACAAAGTGCcttacaaaagacaaaacacacaaacaaccatAAAGCAAGAATAATTATACAAAATTATAATACATATGCAAAGAGGCACTTAAGTGAYAAATAAACCAATATAGCAATTATATTTTAGAattagtaagattttgtatgTTGTATATTTATTTCCTGTACATGGCGCATACTGACACCTGGTTAAAGGGACATAACCCCAGCCTGACATGTGACCGTGGACAAATAACCTAACACTGCCAGTCACTTGCTTCATCAATAATTCACACAACACACAGCCCTCAGATCTCTGCGTTTCATAGTTATAACTTTAAACCCCCGATGKGATCGTGGTCCTACTTTTTCCAGCAGCTCCGCAGCCGGACAGCTTTCTTCGTCGTGCTCTTCGTCCGCTTCCTTCACAGCGTTCACCGGCAGGCCGATAGAGTTGAACTGCGGTCGCTTAAACTTCGTGGTTTTACTTTTACCCATTTTGATCTGTTTCTAGGTGCTCGTGTGACAAGATGTCTGTTTGTGGTTTCTGTCCGAAATGTCGGCAATTACACTCCCAGCAACCCACAGATCCAGGCTAGCTGGAAACCATGTGGAAGAGTCAACGCAGTCAGCCGGAAAGTGATGGTCGTTGACGGAAAGCGGTCACGCTTTGTGGCAACCAAGAGAATTGTTCCTCCGTACGCTATTGCGTTCGCCATTTTGTGAGTGGCAGGTTCTAAATTAAACACTCCcgattttatttctcttttttcatcaAAGCTAACAAAATCCATGGCCATTCAAGCATGGATTTCCCCAGGCACTTAAGGAGATATTGGATTGAGCATGGACAGTTTGGctttcaaaaaatgtgaataagaaaaacaagaggaaagatTATTGCAGCAAACCACAGCCAgaaactatatttaaaaatctgagagaaggcagaaaaacaacacattttcacactttgtgtgtttattaggcaaataaatttaaaaatagaaacatttagataaaataCATGCTCAattttagaaacagaaataaacacaccgAAACTCGATTCGTAAAATACATCAAGGGTCAGGTGAGCATATCAGCAGCTTCAATGATAACATCATagccaacttttaaaaagtgtccATCTGTCCATTTCTTCATTCTAAATCATCATGATGATGACATCCTCCTCAGCGCTGCACCTTGTCGCTGATGGTCAGGCTCCTTGAAGGACCGATGAGAGGTCAACAATTGATGAAAACTAACTGAACAGAGCGACCTAGATGGTAGTCACTGAATGTTCGGTCGGGGTTTGAGAATGAGTTTTCCCGTCTGTCAagacatttcaataaaatattgttaaattcaTAGAAAGATGAAAGATTAATTTTCCAGGAATCGACAATCTTACATCATCACAGGACATGTTGTATTCTGCTAAAACTGTGCGGCAGCGGGCAGCAATTCTGGAGGCGCAAAcgtcaaggaaaaaaaaaacacgaccaagaatgtaaaagaaaacaacaaaaaacacaaaaacattctgTTTAACTCAAAGTAAAATCAGCTGTTCCACATTAGATTTACTACAGCAGAAAAAGGATACATCGAGGGTGCCACGACTCGTTTGTGTATCCCAGCAAAGAAGAGCGCTATTAGGGTAATGCAGCTTATGGTGAAGAAGGGATGATTCCAAAGTGATGAAAGGAAAGAAACCTGCAAAACAAGGAGGGAGAGGAGccaaagttttactttttttctctcacctgATCAAAACTCRGGAGTAATTTTTGATTACATTGAAATCCCATAAAGAAAAGATTCTCTTGAAACTCACTGTAATTTAGCTGAAATCAGGTTTGaagttatttagattttttaaaaatcatatatGTAATCTGTAGAATTGCAAATCTGTGTCATATGAAtgtgaggagaagcagcagtgAAACTGCATAATGCAAACATCATGCATACAATTTGGCTTACTTCCTCAGGTAACAAACCTTTTGAGTGTCGGGGTCTATTAACCAGTTCCAAGCCCCTGTGGCTGTGCAAACAGACACCACTATCAAAATCACT
This genomic window contains:
- the cnep1r1 gene encoding nuclear envelope phosphatase-regulatory subunit 1, whose translation is MNSLEQAEDLKAFERRLTEYISCLQPATGRWRMILIVVSVCTATGAWNWLIDPDTQKVSFLSSLWNHPFFTISCITLIALFFAGIHKRVVAPSIIAARCRTVLAEYNMSCDDTGKLILKPRPNIQ